One genomic segment of Amycolatopsis granulosa includes these proteins:
- a CDS encoding DUF1684 domain-containing protein — MSGGFAAAWREWHAERERVLAEPHGWLSITARHWLTPEPQRFEGIPGTWHEEGAAAVVSAGPDDELEVAGTARFELAESGPGEMVKAGDRVVEVARRGGYLVRLRDPAAPVRAAFRGVPAYEPDPAWVLPGRFEPFDEPRAVTVGAVVEGLSHVYSSPGVLRFTRAGEEFALTAFNGKGAAAFSVLFTDATSGVTTYAANRSLSVAAPDAGGRVELDFNRAVNLPCAFIDLATCPLPPAENRLPFAVEAGEQIPWERR; from the coding sequence GTGAGTGGCGGGTTCGCGGCGGCGTGGCGGGAGTGGCACGCCGAACGGGAGCGGGTGCTCGCAGAGCCGCACGGCTGGTTGAGCATCACGGCGCGGCATTGGCTGACGCCGGAGCCGCAGCGGTTCGAGGGCATCCCCGGCACCTGGCACGAGGAGGGCGCCGCCGCGGTGGTGTCGGCCGGCCCGGACGACGAGCTCGAGGTGGCCGGCACGGCGCGGTTCGAGCTGGCCGAGAGCGGTCCCGGTGAGATGGTCAAGGCCGGTGACCGGGTCGTGGAGGTGGCGCGACGCGGCGGGTACCTGGTGCGATTGCGGGATCCGGCGGCCCCGGTGCGGGCGGCGTTCCGCGGGGTGCCGGCCTACGAACCGGATCCGGCGTGGGTGCTGCCCGGGCGGTTCGAGCCGTTCGACGAGCCGCGTGCGGTGACGGTCGGGGCGGTGGTGGAGGGACTGTCGCACGTGTATTCGTCACCGGGGGTGCTGCGGTTCACCCGTGCGGGCGAGGAGTTCGCGCTGACCGCGTTCAACGGCAAGGGGGCGGCGGCTTTCTCGGTGCTGTTCACCGACGCGACGTCCGGGGTGACGACGTATGCGGCGAACCGCAGCCTGTCGGTCGCGGCGCCGGACGCGGGGGGCCGGGTGGAGCTGGACTTCAACCGGGCGGTGAACCTGCCGTGCGCGTTCATCGACCTGGCGACCTGCCCGCTGCCGCCGGCGGAGAACCGGTTGCCGTTCGCCGTGGAGGCGGGCGAGCAGATCCCGTGGGAACGCCGCTGA
- the pafA gene encoding Pup--protein ligase: MQRRIFGIETEFGVTCTFHGQRRLSPDEVARYLFRRVVSWGRSSNVFLSNGSRLYLDVGSHPEYATAECDDLVQLVTHDKAGERILEDLLVDAERRLADEGIGGDIFLFKNNTDSAGNSYGCHENYLVTRAGEFSRIADVLLPFLVTRQLICGAGKVLQTPRGAVYCLSQRAEHIWEGVSSATTRSRPIINTRDEPHADAERYRRLHVIVGDSNMAEPTTLLKIGTANLVLEMIEQGVQFRDFTLDNPIRAIREISHDLTGRRPVRLAGGREASALDIQREYYGRAVQHVQANDSGPTARRVVELWGRALDAVEQQDFGKIDTEIDWAIKHRLVERYRAKHNLDLSSPRVAQLDLAYHDIRRGRGLFDLLQRKGLVRRITDDGEIELAKDTPPQTTRAKLRGDFIAAAQAAGRDFTVDWVHLKLNDQAQRTVLCKDPFRAVDERVDRLISSL, translated from the coding sequence ATGCAGCGGCGGATTTTTGGCATCGAGACCGAGTTCGGCGTCACCTGCACGTTCCACGGGCAGCGCCGGCTCTCGCCCGATGAGGTGGCGCGCTACCTGTTCCGGCGGGTCGTGTCGTGGGGGCGCTCGTCCAACGTCTTCCTGTCCAACGGCTCCCGGCTCTACCTCGACGTGGGGTCGCACCCCGAGTACGCGACCGCTGAGTGTGACGACCTGGTGCAGCTCGTCACGCACGACAAGGCCGGTGAGCGGATCCTCGAGGACCTGCTGGTCGATGCGGAACGGCGGCTGGCCGACGAGGGTATCGGCGGCGACATCTTCCTGTTCAAGAACAACACCGACTCGGCGGGCAACTCCTACGGGTGCCACGAGAACTACCTGGTGACGCGTGCGGGCGAGTTCTCCCGGATCGCGGACGTGCTGCTGCCGTTCCTGGTGACCCGCCAGCTGATCTGCGGCGCGGGCAAGGTGCTGCAGACGCCGCGGGGCGCGGTGTACTGCCTGTCGCAGCGGGCCGAGCACATCTGGGAGGGCGTGTCCAGCGCCACCACGCGGTCGCGGCCGATCATCAACACCCGGGACGAGCCGCACGCCGATGCCGAGCGGTACCGCCGGCTGCACGTCATCGTGGGTGACTCGAACATGGCCGAGCCGACGACCCTGCTGAAGATCGGGACGGCGAACCTGGTTCTCGAGATGATCGAGCAGGGTGTCCAGTTCCGGGACTTCACGCTGGACAACCCGATCCGGGCGATCCGGGAGATCAGCCACGACCTGACCGGGCGGCGCCCGGTGCGGCTGGCCGGCGGGCGGGAGGCCTCGGCTCTGGACATCCAGCGCGAGTACTACGGCCGTGCCGTCCAGCACGTGCAGGCCAACGATTCCGGCCCGACCGCGCGGCGGGTCGTCGAGTTGTGGGGCCGCGCGCTGGACGCGGTGGAGCAGCAGGACTTCGGCAAGATCGACACCGAGATCGACTGGGCGATCAAGCACCGGCTGGTGGAGCGGTACCGGGCCAAGCACAACCTGGACCTGTCCAGCCCGCGGGTGGCGCAGCTGGACCTGGCCTACCACGACATCCGGCGGGGGCGCGGCCTGTTCGACCTGCTGCAGCGCAAGGGGCTGGTGCGGCGGATCACCGACGACGGGGAGATCGAGCTGGCCAAGGACACTCCGCCCCAGACCACGCGCGCGAAGCTGCGGGGCGATTTCATCGCGGCGGCGCAGGCCGCGGGGCGTGACTTCACGGTCGACTGGGTGCACCTGAAGCTGAACGACCAGGCGCAGCGGACCGTGTTGTGCAAGGACCCGTTCCGCGCGGTGGACGAGCGCGTCGACCGGCTGATCAGCTCGCTGTGA
- a CDS encoding pentapeptide repeat-containing protein, with the protein MTGDELRADCSRCVGLCCVALPFAASADFAVDKPAGTPCTNLLADFRCGIHSRLRAEGFAGCTVFDCFGAGQRLSQDTFGGRDWRQSPELRQPMFDAFPVMRQLHELLYYLTEALRLPAARPIHDALRAALDETDQLARGGPADLAALDVTAHRDRVNSLLLQASELTRGTRGKNHRGADLIGAKLRGADLRDANLRGAYLIGADLRRADLRQADLIGADLRGANLAGADLTAGLFLTQAQVNAARGDVTTRLPEALTHPAHWS; encoded by the coding sequence GTGACCGGCGACGAGCTGCGAGCCGACTGCTCCCGCTGCGTCGGCCTGTGCTGCGTCGCGCTGCCGTTCGCCGCCTCCGCCGACTTCGCCGTCGACAAGCCCGCGGGCACCCCCTGCACCAACCTGCTCGCCGACTTCCGCTGCGGCATCCACTCCCGCCTGCGCGCGGAGGGGTTCGCCGGCTGCACTGTCTTCGACTGCTTCGGCGCCGGTCAGCGCCTCTCCCAGGACACCTTCGGCGGCCGCGACTGGCGCCAGTCGCCCGAGCTGCGGCAGCCGATGTTCGACGCCTTCCCGGTGATGCGGCAGCTGCACGAACTGCTGTACTACCTCACCGAGGCACTCCGGCTGCCCGCCGCGCGCCCCATCCACGACGCGCTGCGCGCCGCACTGGACGAGACCGACCAGCTGGCCCGCGGCGGACCGGCGGACCTGGCCGCGCTCGACGTGACCGCGCACCGCGACCGGGTGAACAGCCTGTTGCTGCAGGCGAGCGAGCTGACCAGGGGCACGCGCGGGAAGAACCACCGCGGAGCCGACCTCATCGGTGCGAAACTGCGCGGAGCCGACCTCCGGGACGCCAACCTGCGCGGCGCGTACCTGATCGGGGCCGACCTGCGCCGCGCCGACCTGCGCCAGGCCGACCTGATCGGCGCCGACCTCCGCGGCGCGAACCTGGCAGGCGCCGACCTGACGGCCGGCCTGTTCCTCACCCAGGCCCAGGTCAACGCCGCCCGCGGCGACGTCACAACCCGCCTGCCCGAGGCGCTCACGCACCCCGCGCACTGGAGCTGA
- the prcA gene encoding proteasome subunit alpha produces MTLPLYASPEQLMRERSELARKGIARGRSVVVLKYRSGVLFVAENPSTTLHKISEIYDRIGFAAVGRYSEYENLRVAGIRHADLKGYQYDRRDVTARALANAYAATLGSIFTEQLKPYEVELCVAEVGSTPEEDQLFRLTYDGSIFDEPRYVVTGGQTEPVANKLKEIYSDGLELRDALKVALDALRAVSNNGDSAPLKLEVAVLDRDRPGRKFRRIQGAALDALLPEQPADAGDAKPETPENDETPPAS; encoded by the coding sequence GTGACGCTGCCGCTGTACGCCTCTCCCGAGCAGTTGATGCGCGAGCGCTCGGAGCTCGCGCGCAAGGGCATCGCGCGCGGCCGGAGTGTGGTCGTGCTGAAGTACCGCAGCGGTGTGCTTTTCGTGGCGGAGAACCCGTCGACCACGCTGCACAAGATCTCCGAGATCTACGACCGGATTGGGTTCGCGGCGGTCGGCCGCTACAGCGAGTACGAGAACCTGCGGGTGGCGGGTATCCGGCACGCGGATCTGAAGGGCTACCAGTACGACCGCCGTGACGTGACGGCGCGTGCCCTGGCGAACGCCTACGCGGCGACGCTGGGCAGTATCTTCACCGAGCAGCTCAAGCCGTACGAGGTGGAGCTGTGCGTGGCCGAGGTGGGGTCGACGCCGGAGGAGGACCAGCTGTTCCGGCTGACCTACGACGGGTCGATCTTCGACGAGCCGAGGTACGTCGTGACCGGTGGGCAGACCGAGCCGGTGGCGAACAAGCTCAAGGAGATCTACTCCGACGGCCTGGAGCTGCGGGACGCGCTGAAGGTCGCGCTGGACGCGCTGCGGGCGGTGAGCAACAACGGGGACAGCGCGCCGCTGAAGTTGGAGGTGGCGGTGCTGGACCGGGATCGGCCGGGCCGGAAGTTCCGCCGGATCCAGGGCGCGGCGTTGGACGCGCTGCTGCCCGAGCAGCCCGCGGATGCCGGTGATGCGAAGCCGGAGACGCCGGAGAACGACGAGACGCCGCCGGCGAGCTGA
- the prcB gene encoding proteasome subunit beta, protein MEHTSGPTGSALPAAFFSSTTSSFAEFLRMQAPDLLPGRRQLPNSGAGELDAPHGTTIVAVSFAGGVLIAGDRRATSGNLIASRDMDKVHVTDAYSAVGIAGSAGIALELVRLYAVELAHYEKIEGVPLSLDGKTNKLATMVKGNLDVAMAGLAALPLFVGYDIEADDPKRAGRIVSYDVTGGRYEERAGYHAIGSGSLFAKSSLKKLYDPDADEETAVRTAIEALYDAADDDSATGGPDLVRRIFPTLVTITAERGSVRLPDEQSAAVAEAVVEGRAEQATRGRT, encoded by the coding sequence ATGGAACACACCTCGGGCCCCACGGGCTCCGCGCTGCCCGCTGCCTTCTTCTCGAGCACGACGTCGTCGTTCGCCGAGTTCCTCCGCATGCAGGCGCCTGACCTGCTGCCGGGTCGCCGGCAGCTGCCGAACTCCGGGGCGGGCGAGCTGGATGCCCCGCACGGCACCACGATCGTGGCCGTGTCGTTCGCCGGTGGTGTGCTGATCGCCGGTGACCGCCGGGCCACCTCGGGCAACCTGATCGCCTCCCGCGACATGGACAAGGTGCACGTCACCGATGCCTACTCCGCGGTGGGCATCGCGGGCAGCGCCGGTATCGCGCTGGAGCTGGTGCGGCTCTACGCGGTGGAGCTGGCGCACTACGAGAAGATCGAGGGCGTTCCGCTGTCGCTGGACGGCAAGACGAACAAGCTCGCCACGATGGTGAAGGGCAACCTGGACGTGGCGATGGCGGGCCTGGCGGCGCTGCCGTTGTTCGTCGGTTACGACATCGAGGCCGACGACCCGAAGCGGGCCGGGCGGATCGTGTCCTACGACGTGACCGGCGGCCGGTACGAGGAGCGTGCGGGTTACCACGCGATCGGGTCGGGGTCGTTGTTCGCGAAGTCGTCGCTGAAGAAGCTGTACGACCCGGACGCCGACGAGGAGACCGCGGTGCGCACCGCGATCGAGGCGCTGTACGACGCGGCCGACGACGACAGCGCGACGGGCGGGCCGGACCTGGTGCGCCGGATCTTCCCGACGCTGGTGACGATCACCGCCGAGCGCGGCTCGGTGCGGCTGCCGGACGAGCAGTCCGCCGCGGTGGCGGAGGCGGTCGTCGAGGGCCGGGCCGAGCAGGCCACGCGCGGCCGGACCTGA
- a CDS encoding ubiquitin-like protein Pup, with amino-acid sequence MAQEKIEKHGGGGSDDEVEGGAPAGQERREKLGEDVDTILDEIDDVLEENAEDFVRAYVQKGGE; translated from the coding sequence ATGGCTCAGGAGAAGATCGAGAAGCACGGTGGCGGCGGCTCCGACGACGAGGTCGAGGGTGGTGCCCCGGCCGGCCAGGAACGCCGCGAGAAGCTGGGTGAGGACGTCGACACGATCCTGGACGAGATCGACGACGTGCTCGAGGAGAACGCCGAGGACTTCGTGCGCGCCTACGTGCAAAAGGGCGGCGAGTAG
- the dop gene encoding depupylase/deamidase Dop — MRRIMGTEVEYGIAVPGDATANPVLTSTQVVLAYAAAADIPRARRARWDYEVESPLRDARGFDLAGPGGPGHDPDVEDLGAANVILTNGARLYVDHAHPEYSAPEVTNPRDGVIWDKAGERVMEEAAMRAATVPGQPPLQLYKNNVDGKGASYGTHENYLMSRSTPFTSVIGGLTPFFVSRQVVTGSGRVGLGPQGEEAGFQLSQRSDYIEVEVGLETTLKRGIINTRDEPHADADKYRRLHVIIGDANMAEYSTYLKLGTTALVLDMIEAGQRFDDLKLDEPVRAVHQISHDPTLKTKVSLANGRKFTGLDLQFAYHELAAAHLERTGGDAVSKEVLRVWGEILDALARDPAECADRLDWPAKLRLLEGYRQRDNLGWAAPRLHLVDLQYSDVRLQKGLYNRLVARGSMKRLVTEEEVQAAITNPPEDTRAYFRGRALEKYATSIAAASWDSVIFDVGKESLVRIPTLEPLRGTKAHVGRLLDESATAEELVEALTGSD; from the coding sequence ATGCGGCGGATCATGGGAACCGAAGTCGAGTACGGCATCGCCGTGCCGGGCGACGCGACGGCCAATCCGGTACTGACATCGACGCAGGTCGTGCTGGCCTACGCGGCGGCCGCGGACATCCCGAGGGCACGTCGTGCGCGGTGGGACTACGAGGTCGAGTCGCCGCTGCGCGACGCCCGGGGCTTCGACCTGGCCGGACCGGGCGGTCCGGGCCACGACCCGGACGTGGAGGACCTCGGAGCGGCCAACGTCATCCTGACCAACGGCGCCCGGCTCTACGTCGACCACGCGCACCCGGAGTACTCCGCGCCCGAGGTGACCAACCCGCGGGACGGGGTCATCTGGGACAAGGCGGGGGAGCGGGTGATGGAGGAGGCCGCGATGCGGGCGGCCACCGTGCCCGGGCAGCCGCCGTTGCAGCTGTACAAGAACAACGTCGACGGCAAGGGCGCCAGCTACGGCACCCACGAGAACTACCTGATGTCCCGGTCCACCCCGTTCACCTCGGTGATCGGCGGGCTGACCCCGTTCTTCGTGTCGCGGCAGGTGGTCACCGGTTCGGGTCGCGTGGGCCTCGGGCCGCAGGGCGAGGAGGCCGGTTTCCAGCTGTCGCAGCGCTCGGACTACATCGAGGTCGAGGTCGGCCTGGAGACGACGCTGAAACGGGGGATCATCAACACCCGCGACGAGCCGCACGCCGACGCCGACAAGTACCGGCGGCTGCACGTCATCATCGGGGACGCGAACATGGCCGAGTACTCGACGTACCTCAAGCTGGGCACCACCGCGCTGGTGCTGGACATGATCGAGGCCGGGCAGCGGTTCGACGACCTGAAGCTGGACGAGCCGGTGCGCGCGGTGCACCAGATCAGCCACGATCCGACGCTGAAGACAAAGGTGTCGCTGGCCAACGGGCGCAAGTTCACCGGGCTGGACCTGCAGTTCGCCTATCACGAGCTGGCCGCGGCGCACCTGGAGCGCACGGGCGGGGACGCGGTGTCGAAGGAGGTGCTGCGGGTCTGGGGTGAGATCCTGGACGCGCTCGCCCGGGACCCGGCGGAGTGCGCCGACCGGCTGGACTGGCCGGCGAAGCTGCGGCTGCTGGAGGGTTACCGGCAGCGTGACAACCTGGGCTGGGCGGCGCCGCGGCTGCACCTGGTGGACCTGCAGTACTCGGACGTGCGGCTGCAGAAGGGCCTGTACAACCGGCTGGTGGCCCGCGGCTCGATGAAGCGGCTGGTCACCGAGGAGGAGGTGCAGGCGGCGATCACGAACCCGCCGGAGGACACCCGCGCCTACTTCCGGGGGCGGGCGCTGGAGAAGTACGCCACCTCGATCGCGGCCGCGTCCTGGGATTCGGTGATCTTCGACGTGGGCAAGGAGTCCCTGGTCCGCATCCCGACGCTGGAGCCGCTGCGGGGCACGAAGGCGCACGTCGGGCGCCTTCTGGACGAGTCGGCGACGGCGGAGGAGCTGGTCGAGGCGCTCACCGGTTCCGACTGA
- a CDS encoding NUDIX hydrolase, with product MARDADELVAHYDAAGTVVGRVRRAEMRAHGLWHAATLVLVRSGDGSRVYVHRRAPDKDVFPGLHDCWAGGVFAAGETPEQGAERELAEELGVRGVPLAPLFTFEQPPVRCHYFAYEVRWDGLIAHQPEEIVSGRWMSLAGLRAWAEDPESPFVPDGRYAIREWFRRRGQGFPGQDLSSGAASPPHGGPGS from the coding sequence ATGGCGCGCGACGCGGACGAACTGGTGGCCCACTACGACGCGGCGGGGACGGTGGTGGGCCGGGTGCGCCGCGCCGAGATGCGCGCGCACGGTCTCTGGCACGCCGCGACGCTGGTGCTGGTGCGCTCCGGCGACGGTTCCCGGGTCTACGTCCACCGCCGCGCACCGGACAAGGACGTGTTCCCGGGTCTGCACGACTGCTGGGCGGGCGGGGTCTTCGCCGCCGGCGAAACGCCTGAGCAGGGGGCCGAACGGGAGCTCGCGGAGGAGCTCGGGGTGCGCGGCGTTCCGCTGGCACCGCTGTTCACGTTCGAGCAGCCGCCGGTGCGGTGCCACTACTTCGCCTACGAGGTGCGCTGGGACGGCCTCATCGCGCACCAGCCGGAGGAGATCGTCTCCGGCCGCTGGATGTCCCTGGCCGGACTGCGGGCCTGGGCCGAAGACCCGGAAAGCCCTTTCGTGCCCGACGGCAGGTACGCGATCCGGGAGTGGTTCCGCCGGCGCGGACAAGGCTTTCCGGGGCAGGACCTCAGCTCTGGGGCAGCTTCCCCGCCGCACGGGGGGCCAGGGTCTTGA
- a CDS encoding aldo/keto reductase translates to MLRIGLGLAALGRPAYINLGRSTELPVRRDVRSMREATFAVLDAAYAAGVRWIDVARSYGRAEEFLADWLAERGHRDVGDLGAVSERAGRGGLTVSSKWGYTYVGGWRMDATMHEVKEHSAGVFSRQWTESRALLGSAISLYQVHSLTVDSPLFTDEALQRALAALSDDGVRVGFSTSGPAQAATIRRAFELEVAGRPVFSAVQSTWNLLEPSAGPALAEAHAAGNLVLVKETLANGRLVVEPPPAISRLAQRFGVGPDAVAVAAVLAQPWADIVLIGPSSPQQLAANLAASTVVLPPGELAALRGLAEPAQRYWDRRSSLQWQ, encoded by the coding sequence CTGCTGCGCATCGGACTCGGCCTGGCGGCCCTCGGCCGGCCCGCCTACATCAACCTCGGCAGAAGCACTGAGCTCCCGGTCCGCCGGGACGTGCGGAGCATGCGGGAGGCAACCTTCGCGGTGCTCGACGCGGCCTACGCGGCCGGCGTCCGCTGGATCGACGTGGCCCGCTCCTACGGCCGCGCCGAGGAGTTCCTCGCCGACTGGCTGGCCGAGCGCGGGCACCGGGACGTCGGAGACCTCGGCGCCGTCAGCGAACGTGCTGGTCGTGGTGGCCTCACGGTGTCCAGCAAGTGGGGCTACACCTACGTCGGCGGCTGGCGCATGGACGCCACGATGCACGAGGTCAAGGAGCATTCCGCCGGCGTGTTTTCCCGCCAGTGGACCGAAAGTCGCGCGCTGCTGGGATCCGCGATCAGCCTCTACCAGGTGCACTCGCTCACCGTGGACAGCCCGCTGTTCACCGACGAGGCGCTGCAGCGGGCGCTGGCGGCCCTCAGCGACGACGGGGTGCGGGTCGGGTTCTCCACCTCCGGCCCGGCTCAGGCGGCGACGATCCGGCGGGCGTTCGAGCTGGAGGTGGCCGGGCGGCCGGTATTCTCGGCCGTGCAGTCCACCTGGAACCTCCTCGAGCCGTCCGCCGGACCGGCCCTGGCGGAGGCACACGCCGCCGGGAACCTGGTGCTGGTGAAGGAAACCCTCGCCAATGGGCGTCTCGTGGTGGAGCCGCCGCCCGCGATCAGCCGCCTGGCACAACGGTTCGGCGTCGGGCCCGACGCCGTGGCGGTCGCGGCCGTGCTCGCGCAGCCATGGGCGGACATCGTCCTGATCGGCCCGTCCAGCCCGCAGCAACTGGCCGCGAACCTCGCCGCATCCACCGTCGTGCTGCCGCCGGGTGAGCTCGCGGCGCTGCGCGGGCTGGCCGAACCCGCGCAACGCTACTGGGATCGGCGGTCCTCGCTGCAGTGGCAGTGA
- the arc gene encoding proteasome ATPase, with product MQHDLPGGRHEDADPSEISGAGTTADEQARQVRFLEEEVALLRRKLTESPRQNRVLEQRLAEASERVAQLTERNNKLVETLREARGQLLALREEVDRLAQPPSGYGVFVTAYEDNTVDVFTAGRKMRVSVSPAVEVESLQRGQALRLNEALTVVEAGDFELTGEVCSLREVLSPATDSGSARALVVGHADEERVVWLSDPLAAQTLKPGDSLLVDSKAGYAYERVPKAEVEDLVLEEVPDVRYEDIGGLGRQIEQIRDAVELPFLHADLYREYELRPPKGVLLYGPPGCGKTLIAKAVANSLAKKVAEARGDGNSSEAKSYFLNIKGPELLNKFVGETERSIRLIFQRAREKASDGTPVIVFFDEMESIFRTRGSGVSSDVETTIVPQLLAEIDGVEGLENVIVIGASNREDMIDPAILRPGRLDVKIKIERPDAEGAKDIFSKYLRPGLPIHADDLAEFGGDEQATVDAMIQNTVERMYEETDENRFLEVTYANGDKEVLYFRDFNSGAMIQNIVDRAKKAAIKSVLETKQPGLRVQHLLDAIVDEFAENEDLPNTTNPDDWARISGKKGERIVYIRTLVTGKNQESGRVIDTATNTGQYL from the coding sequence ATGCAACACGACCTTCCCGGAGGTCGGCACGAGGACGCCGACCCTTCTGAGATCAGTGGAGCTGGAACGACGGCGGACGAGCAGGCGCGGCAGGTCCGCTTCCTGGAAGAGGAAGTGGCGCTGCTGCGGCGCAAACTAACCGAATCACCCCGTCAGAACCGGGTGCTGGAGCAGCGTCTCGCCGAGGCGTCGGAGCGGGTCGCCCAGCTCACGGAGCGGAACAACAAGCTGGTGGAGACCCTCCGCGAGGCACGGGGACAGCTCCTCGCGCTGCGTGAGGAGGTCGACCGGCTCGCCCAGCCCCCGAGCGGGTACGGCGTGTTCGTCACCGCGTACGAGGACAACACCGTCGACGTGTTCACGGCCGGCCGCAAGATGCGGGTGTCCGTGTCCCCGGCGGTGGAGGTGGAGTCCCTCCAGCGCGGTCAGGCCCTCCGGCTCAACGAGGCCCTGACCGTGGTCGAGGCGGGCGATTTCGAGCTCACCGGCGAGGTCTGCTCGCTGCGTGAGGTCCTGTCGCCGGCCACGGACAGCGGCAGTGCCCGCGCCCTGGTCGTCGGGCACGCCGACGAGGAGCGGGTGGTCTGGCTGTCCGATCCGCTCGCCGCGCAGACGCTCAAGCCGGGCGACTCGCTGCTGGTGGATTCGAAGGCGGGTTACGCCTACGAGCGGGTGCCCAAGGCCGAGGTCGAGGACCTGGTGCTGGAGGAGGTCCCGGACGTCCGGTACGAGGACATCGGTGGCCTCGGGCGGCAGATCGAGCAGATCCGCGACGCGGTCGAGCTGCCGTTCCTGCACGCCGACCTCTACCGGGAGTACGAGCTGCGGCCGCCCAAGGGTGTTCTGCTCTACGGCCCGCCCGGCTGCGGTAAGACGTTGATCGCGAAGGCGGTCGCCAACTCCCTGGCCAAGAAGGTGGCCGAGGCGCGCGGCGACGGCAACTCCAGCGAGGCGAAGTCGTACTTCCTCAACATCAAGGGCCCGGAGCTGCTCAACAAGTTCGTCGGCGAGACCGAGCGGAGTATCCGCCTGATCTTCCAGCGGGCTCGCGAGAAGGCGTCCGACGGCACGCCCGTCATCGTGTTCTTCGACGAGATGGAGTCGATCTTCCGCACGCGCGGCAGTGGTGTCTCCTCGGACGTGGAGACCACGATCGTGCCGCAGCTGCTGGCCGAGATCGACGGTGTCGAGGGGCTGGAGAACGTCATCGTCATCGGCGCCTCCAACCGGGAGGACATGATCGACCCGGCGATCCTGCGGCCCGGCCGGCTGGACGTGAAGATCAAGATCGAGCGGCCGGACGCCGAGGGCGCGAAGGACATCTTCTCCAAGTACCTGCGGCCGGGACTGCCGATCCATGCCGACGACCTCGCCGAATTCGGCGGGGACGAGCAGGCCACGGTCGACGCGATGATCCAGAACACCGTCGAGCGCATGTACGAGGAGACCGACGAGAACCGGTTCCTCGAGGTCACCTACGCCAACGGTGACAAGGAGGTCCTGTACTTCCGGGACTTCAACTCGGGCGCGATGATCCAGAACATCGTGGACCGGGCGAAGAAGGCGGCGATCAAGTCGGTCCTGGAGACCAAGCAGCCCGGGCTGCGGGTGCAGCACCTGCTCGACGCGATCGTCGACGAGTTCGCGGAGAACGAGGACCTGCCCAACACCACCAACCCGGACGACTGGGCCCGGATCTCCGGCAAGAAGGGCGAGCGGATCGTCTACATCCGCACGCTCGTCACCGGCAAGAACCAGGAGTCCGGCCGCGTCATCGACACGGCCACCAACACCGGCCAGTACCTGTAA
- a CDS encoding tRNA (adenine-N1)-methyltransferase has translation MQVSGPFRPGDRVRLTDPKGRNYTLVLAEGEEYHTHRGALRHDDLIGKPEGSVITSVGGTAYLALRPRLADYVLSMPRGAQVIYPKDAAQIVMWGDIFPGARVLEAGAGSGALTCSLLRAVGPEGSVLSYEVREDHAEHAVKNVERFFHERPANWTLTVDDLRNHTGEVDRVVLDMLTPWEVLDTVHRSLVPGGVLVVYVATVTQLSRVTEALREQQCWTEPESWESLVRPWHVVGLAVRPEHRMVGHTAFLLTTRRLADGVTPPRPQRRPSRG, from the coding sequence GTGCAGGTGAGCGGGCCGTTCCGTCCGGGCGACAGGGTGCGTCTGACCGATCCGAAGGGGCGGAACTACACGCTGGTGCTCGCCGAGGGAGAGGAGTACCACACCCACCGCGGCGCGCTGCGGCACGACGACCTGATCGGCAAGCCCGAGGGGTCGGTGATCACGTCCGTGGGCGGCACCGCGTACCTCGCGCTGCGGCCGCGGCTGGCCGACTACGTGCTGTCCATGCCGCGCGGTGCGCAGGTGATCTACCCCAAGGACGCGGCGCAGATCGTGATGTGGGGTGACATCTTCCCGGGTGCGCGGGTGCTCGAGGCGGGCGCCGGCTCGGGCGCGCTGACCTGCTCCTTGCTGCGCGCGGTCGGCCCGGAGGGCAGCGTGCTGTCCTACGAGGTGCGCGAGGACCACGCCGAACACGCGGTCAAGAACGTGGAGCGGTTCTTCCACGAGCGGCCGGCCAACTGGACGCTCACAGTGGACGACCTGCGCAACCACACCGGCGAGGTCGACCGGGTGGTCCTGGACATGCTGACGCCGTGGGAGGTGCTCGACACCGTCCACCGCAGCCTCGTCCCGGGCGGGGTACTGGTCGTCTACGTCGCGACGGTGACGCAGCTGTCGCGGGTCACGGAGGCGCTGCGGGAACAGCAGTGCTGGACCGAGCCGGAGTCGTGGGAGAGCCTGGTGCGGCCCTGGCACGTGGTGGGGCTGGCGGTGCGCCCGGAACACCGGATGGTCGGGCACACCGCCTTCCTGCTCACCACCCGCCGGCTGGCGGACGGGGTGACCCCGCCGCGGCCGCAGCGCCGGCCGAGCCGCGGCTGA